The nucleotide sequence tgaactttgaattgtGAATAcacttgatttgtattttgggGATTATGACAATGCACCCAGCACAAGTCAATAAAGGCCTGCCCTAAAGTGTCACTTGGATTTGCAGCTGGATCATCGAACATcaacatatgtatatgtatatgtatgcagCTGTTTAGGCAATTATTTGGATTgaaaattgtcaatttatttaGTTTTGGGACTTAATaataaagcaaaaaataaataaatatacacgtttattaatttattttcaaatgtGAAATAATGAAAGGCTGTTTTTCACATGAGCAATGACAATTCCATGTGGAGGCTTCTCACACACAGTCTCACTGTAAAGACCGGCTGCAATTATGGGATGTACAACTTTTGGGAGATAGATTGGTGGATCTGGATCTCTCAATATCCTatccaacccaacccaacccaaccatATATGGGCCCATTACTTTAAGGCAAGCATCTAGCTACTTAGCTAGCAATTGTTtgactcttctttttttgtttaaaaaatgattcagtaaaaaaaaaaaaaaaatgattcagTAAGCTCTCCCTTTCAATCGCTTCGTTGTAAGGGTCCATGCATGTTGTAGGGCCCATCCATATTTTTGACTGGACACTTGGACAGTGGATAGGAGTACAGCACTAGTTTTTGGGTCTTGTGGGTCAATGTCTGGTCCACATGAGTTTAATATTCAAAGGTGAAAGCCTTCAATAGATTGGGCTGAAAGTGTCAGCCCACAGAATCCAACCTGGTCCACTAAATGTTCCTTGAGCCCGCCCATTTACACAAGCAAACATCCTTaagagttgagacttgagagtcaTGGACCTTTTGTCTCCTTTCCCAGCTCATGATATTACTTCCACTTTGTGCATAAAATTCACAAATATAAGCAGCAATCTTGAGTAATCCCCCTTGTTACTAAAGTCAAGAACAAATAAACTTACCAAAGTGTGGTGCTCAACCAATAAAAGCAGGGGTATTCACCATCTCAATTCCAGGAGCTGTGAACCTTTTATCATATTTCCTGCTACTGTCCTAGCTATCTCTGATCAAACACCATGTTTCACCCCATgtaaaatttttttgataaactcaAAAGAAAAGATGATGCCGTTTCTACCTTCTACAAAAGTTGTGCAGGTTCACTCCCGAACATCAAATTTCATGGAGTCAATCAGGAGAAAGACGGGCACCTTTTGGCTCTAGCAGGAGTCGGTCCATGGCATGCTCTGATTTGGTGATATTTAGAAATGGCAAAAAAGGGTATAAGGAAACGACAAAGTCGACACAAAATCTGACTAAAATCCCCCTGTTCCAACGTTTCAAATGTGTCTAATGCACGTTTCTAATTCGTGCAAATCATACGCTTAAACTACATATTAAATCAACAGCATCACGGATTATCAGCTGTCGCAGAAACTGTGATTATCCCTTTCAAGAAGCAAAATGTAAATCCCCTAGTCTCAAGTCTTTCCACATATATCTGCATGCCTTCTCATCTTCATTCCTATCtacccaaaacaaaataaatatttaatcagAAACTACAATAAGAAAATATTACAATGAAACACATACTAATCAAAGAGATAAATATTATATCCCAGTCAACATGGAATAGGCTAAGAGAACTGAATAATGACAAGTACTATCTGCAGGACCAGGACGATGGAAATGGGTGAAACAGAATAGTCAAATACTAATAAATGCATTCTAGCAACTTTTTTACCAACAAGAAGAACATGCTGAATAATGCATATTATGTGCTAAGTCTCTATATATCACAAAGGACAGGGTTTCCCTCTTGACATTCATTTAAACCCTTGTtgctcaaaagaagaaaaagaaaaaaaaagaaagaaatatgttAAGCTCAACTCATTCATAATCCAAATATTTAGATATATAGTCGAGGAAGAGGGAACACCAAAAAGCTCCCTCTACAAACCCAAGAGTCATTAGTAGGAAACAAGGTATGGACAAACCCTCAGGCCTAGAATTTTCCAAAAGTAATTATAGAGCCACAATCTCAAAGATAGTAGTGGCATTCGTAAATTAATTGTCAATCTGATCCATTGTTAATATGGAGTAACCTTGCTACTTCCTTGTCCCCTCTGAAAGAGCTACAGAAATAAAAACAATGGCATTGCTCTTCTGTAGGCAAAATATTTCACAACCCTAATGAAGTCCTTATAACATGAACGTTAACATTGACTTCAAGAACACAGAGTGCATAAAAATCAAGGGACTTCAAGAACAGCATGCTTGCATCGCTATAGTTACACCAAATAACTGTACAATAACAACTGAATTGtacttattttaaaaaaatccttgGTATATAATGGCGACTTTCAAGTGAGATTTCTTATTACGTTATAAAACTTACAGAACTTTTCCTGTTAACACACTGTTGACAGCGAAAACTAAGTCAGAACCTAACGTTAAACTTGGGAATAGGGAAAACAGATGCAAACAAGAAATATGCTGAATATGTAACTCTAAATCCAAAAGCCCAACAAGTTCACATAGACAGACAAATCTAGGGCATGTTTAATCAACAATCTTCAGTAGAACACTTTTGTCGGATGAAGATTCAAAGATAAGAAATTGAAGATaacagaaagagagaaaataaaatgggCAAGCATCCCAAAAATGTCTAAAATTATGAAACAGGACAACATGATGTCACAAGCCTATTAAGCTTGTTTATATTAGATTGATCCAACGGTAAGGATGAAATGATCTGGGTGGACCATAGTTCCATACAAAAGGAAGGTTGTGCAAATAAAAGGGGCATTGAAGAACACCAATCTCATATACTGATACTTTCTCTATTTGTTTTCTTGAGGGAAACGGGCATCTCGAATCGGGTTATTGACATTCCTTGGATTGTTCATTTAAGATGTATTTTCTTCTATAGTTGTATTCAGTAATTAATTCCGATTCGTAATCCACTCCAATTAATTCAATATCACACCACAATCAATGTCTTGCAGCACATTCTTAGTGCATCCCTTcactaaaataatatataatatatgtacacatatatatgcacagATTCTCACCTACAGAGGCCTGTAATACGGGCATCCATTTTTTCATTAAGTACAACTTTGACTTAGGTGTTTTTCTATGAGTGTGCCCCACACCAAGGATGAAAAATGCATGCCCGTAATTTTGTGAGTTACGGGCATGCGTATAAGAGCATAtctgtacacacacacacacacacacacacacactcacactcacataTATCTATAAGAGTTACTAATGGTCCaaggcaaaaagaaaaagaagtcaaCAAGTCTTTGATCAAGGGCATTAGGTTAGATTTTCCCAAAATTCATGGCGATGATCCCTCCAATTGGATCTATATAAGGCAAGGCCAACCAGTGCTTATTTTACTAAAAAACTCTAGTAACTCATGGGTCTAGAACTCTAGATGGCTTCTGTTTATATGGAAGGCGGAACCCTTACAAGGTTTCAAGAGTTTGAGGCATCTGGATATCTAACCATATGAAAAACCCCCATTAGGGATCCGTTTTGATGACCCAACGAAAAAGTTAACGAAGTTTGGACTGAAAAGCACAGTGACATCATACAAAGCAGGGTTTGAAGATCATTGTGCAAAGATGCTTAATCAATAAGAGATCAAGAATTGAGCATGGAGATCTTAAAAATAACTTTAAAAGTGCCAGTCTGCCAGATCATGTAAAATCTGACGTCACCATAAATTTCAACAAAGTTACACGTCCGATTGGAAGAATGAGACCACCACAAATGGAAGAAACAAAAGCAAGATATGTTCTTTCACTGTAATTCCAAATAGACTCCTCATAAAGATCTAGAAACAACCTTGTTCTATATTGACGATTATTTAGTGGACAAAACCTGTTTACAAGACAAGTATCTTTATTGTCAATCTAGCTTCGTTGCAGGAGTACCtcgaaaaaaaaaggttcttcTCAGCCTATGAATACAAGGACTCAAAACAACATTAATTATGGTCAACTCTCCCATTCAATCTTTCTTCCAGCCTTTCCGCTCAGTGTGAACAAGGTGTTTAAAGGATTGTTATAAACCTCTAAAGCATTAGCCGGTTAAGATTAGATATATCCAACGGTTAGGATTGAAGGATCTAGGCGTACGATAGTTCTATATAAAAGGATGGATTGCAAAAATAAAGAGGGCATTAAAGAACACATATGCCATACATTGATGTTTTATCTGTTTATTTTCTTGTGGAGAATGGCCATTCAAATCAGTTAATTGACTTTCATTAAAGATTTAGCTCTCTTCTTAGTTGTATTCAGTAATTCATTCCAGGTAATACAAAATGGCAGACCATTCAAGGTTCTTTCCGGTTCTGTCACGACTACACTAGGGTTCATACAAACAGCATCAGCTAGTTCCAAAATTTCAAGACAAAGTTACGTATGAGAAATACAATAGATAATGTGAGGAAGGATCAGCACTAGCTATGTTTTCCGAGCTCCATATACTCTTCCAATACAAAGTTGTAACAAAAGACGACATAAAAGAGAGACACGAAACACAAAAGCTAACAATATATGCTGCATTGTTCCTCATACTACACAGAGCAAATTACCTCATCAAAAATATACTATTAATAACTGAACCCAATTCTTTTAAAAGCTCACATTTTTTCTTACTTACCCTCTAGCCTTCTTCAGCTTCATGCATCACTATCATcgctatcatcatcatccgcgCCACGGTCATTGGCAATGTAAGCCCCAGGCTGCACAGCTTTCCTTCGGGTCCTCGATGGAAGAATGTTGTCCAAATCAACTTCCGCCAACGGGTCGTCCGAGAGATCACTATCGCCGGACTCACTGCCGCCGTCACCGGAGTCCTCATCGTCACTGCTATCTTCCACTGCTATGGCCTTCCCTTTCCCCTTATCGTCCTTCATTATCCCCTTACCCTTCCTGTCCACCTCAGTATCCCCATTCACTTCCGCctcatcctcatcttcatcttcatctccatcgtcttcgtcctcttcttcttctccttcataTTCTCCCTCCTCATCATCCTCTTCTGGTTCCAATTTGTTGTTACCAGAAGACACCAAGGTTTGATTTTGGGGCTTTTCTTCTAATGAATCGTGGTCCACTGGTTTCTCCAGCTTAGGGTTCTTGTTATTAGAGTGATCCTCTTGGTCTTCCACTCGAAATTCGGGTTTGCGCTTGGTGGGGAATGTGGGGGCCTCGTCAGTGCTTTTGGTTTCTGCCATTTACGGGAGTATGGCAGCAATTGaggattctagggttttcagCGAGTTCGGGTGGAGAACAGAGGGAAGAAGGCTCGGAAGCTGGTGGTACTCACCGTCACCGGTAAAAGGGTTCGCTACCATATCGTCATATGTGTATTTATACTTGTGGCTTATAGGTTTAAAGAGTTGACCCACTTAGAACGCTGATTTGGCCCTACTCCATTACTattgaattaattaatcaatcttaTCTCATTAATTATGTGATATTCATATTCCATGTTTTTCttaaaaacttctctatgcccCTAAATAAACAATCTAAGGCCCAAGCCCAAGTCCGAACTCGGATCGGCTAGACATAACTTGTGCAAACCCGCTCGACAAATTAGTTGGGCAAAGACCCAATGTAAATCATTTGAAAATAGTGATGTCAGCTTGTGCAACCACAATGGTGCACATTTAATGGGACATGGGTGGATAAAAAGTGTTGTCTTCGCATAACATGAGAATGTATGTGTACAATAGTGTCATTGTAACGACTcaattttgttgggccaactTGTAAAGAATGGACATTGTCATGCCCATATATTGACATTCTTGTTCATTTGTTGGGGCCCACAATCCCTAAACCAGTAAACCACAATGGTACAAATTTAATGTTACACAATTTTTGTgccaaaaaatgtgaaaatatgGCCAACAAAATTGTTGCGACATATTATTACATTTCCCTTCCCATTCATACCTTACTTTACACgttctctaattttttttgttgtcccAATTAGCCTAAGCACCATTGTAGTTGCTCAGAATCAAATTACTAACCTCGGACAACAATCTTTACACCTTAAGTCCAAGTTTAGAGAGATAACCGGCTAGACTATGAAAGAGTAATTTTTCATTGCATATTCACTAATAGCGTTGAGCTAATTTTAGTTATGTGgtcatttttttaagaaaatagacGCAAAAGAATACAAATAAACTAGTAAAGACACTTACTTTAAAAAAGCGCTAGTAAAGAGTAACGACAGTATGCAAGGCTCCTAGCCACGCCGCCGGGTGCCGGATACTTCGAGTGATATTGTCTACTTTCCTGTGTCTCTTG is from Tripterygium wilfordii isolate XIE 37 chromosome 14, ASM1340144v1, whole genome shotgun sequence and encodes:
- the LOC120014791 gene encoding prothymosin alpha-like, with translation MAETKSTDEAPTFPTKRKPEFRVEDQEDHSNNKNPKLEKPVDHDSLEEKPQNQTLVSSGNNKLEPEEDDEEGEYEGEEEEDEDDGDEDEDEDEAEVNGDTEVDRKGKGIMKDDKGKGKAIAVEDSSDDEDSGDGGSESGDSDLSDDPLAEVDLDNILPSRTRRKAVQPGAYIANDRGADDDDSDDSDA